The Gammaproteobacteria bacterium genome segment CTATTAATGCAGATGAGTTCTGCGACTTCGCTTCGCGCAGAATGACTTAACTTTTCAATTTTCAACTGCGTAACTCCTAAACAATATGGAATTTCGTAGTCTAACACCACCACCGATTTAGCTCATGAAGCATTATTCATGGATAAAAATTTTGTATTATCATAACCCAAGTTGCTACCTATCCATAGTTATCAGATTACAGCAAGGTAGCAGCCTT includes the following:
- a CDS encoding hypothetical protein (Evidence 5 : Unknown function), yielding MVVLDYEIPYCLGVTQLKIEKLSHSARSEVAELICINRDSATTDANAPSA